The window GTAATTATAGGGCACGAGGTCGTAGCGCGTTTGTACATATTGCTTTGCTATTTCCCTTACTGAATCCGGCCATAAGGCAGGTTCACTGGGATAACTCCTTGCCTGGGGATCTGCCTGTCCGAGTGCTGTGCCGTGCGGCCTGAAGATAGGCGTGAATATGGCAAACTGTAACCATCTCAAATAAAGTTCAGGATCCTCATCACCTCCGGCAAATCCACCAGCATCAGAATGGATATATGGGATCCCACAGATACTCATCGATTGGAGCAAAGGAAGTTGTGCACGCAAACCGCTCCAGCTGCGGCTTACATCGCCTGTCCAGGGGAAGACGCTGTAACGCTGGCTGCCAGCGAAACCTGAACGGTTAAGATAAAAGAGACGTTGCTGGGGATAGAATTGCTTATACTTCTCATACAGCATCTTGCTCCAATAATGTCCATAGAGATTATGCACCTGGTTACTGTTCAGGAGTTGGTTGACACCAAGGTCCTTTCCGTTATGATACAGGTCTGCTGGATGCTTCTCGGGCTCACCCAGGTCACCCCACCAGCCATCAACCCCCAGCTTGATCTGCTTGTCGTATTTTGTCCAGAACCAATCCCTGGCATCTTTGCGAAACAAGTCTATCAGTCCCCCATAACCGAAATAGAGATCCTTCAGCATATAGGGTTGCCTTGAACTGTCAACTGCCAGGAACTTGAGTGAGGCGTCGTAATTGCGGGTGCCTTGCAGGAAGAAGGGTTCTGTAATGAGGATGGTCTTGATGCTCCTGGCTTCGAGGGTATCCATCATCCTTTTGGGGTTGGGCCATTTACTGCTATTCACCCAGTCCAGGTTGCCCAGCGTTCCCTTGATGCTATCGCCGAACCAGAACAGGTCGAGGATCACTGCATCCATGGGAATTTTATATTTCCGCATGGAATCAACGATCGCCATCAGCTGGCTTTCACTCTGGTAACCGAAGCGCGACATGAAATTGCCAAGGGCCCATCTTGGAGGCAAAGGAGCTTTGCCGGTCAGCCGGGTATAGCTTTGCAACATTTCATCAATAGTCTTCCCTGCAATGAAATAGCAATTCAATTCACCACTGGAGAATCCCGCTTCCAGCAGGGAGGGATCGGACTTCCCGACATCCACATAGCCGGAAGACGGATTATCAAAGAACAGGGCATGGCCTTTGGAAGAATAGAAAAGTGGTATGGAGAAGTTCAGGTTCTCTGCGCCTTCTTCATAACCATAAGCAGGTGCATTATATAACGGCAACCGATAGCCGCGACGGTCCATATTGATGGCCCTTTCGCCTCCGCCAAAAACCATTTCCCCTTCCTGCAAGGATATCCTGAAACCTGCATTGGGTCCGTAACGGAATGCCTGGATGGTAATAGCTTCTGAAGAATCATTTGCTTTCAGCAACAACTGTTCCGCTCCTTCATCCACCTGCACCCTTATGTCTCCTGCAAAAAGGAACTGCTCCCCATCGATCGTATTGCGCACAATGGGCTTTGTGGATGGCCTGGCAATGACCGCATCGGATAATTGGGCATTGAACCATCTTTCTTCCGGGGTGAAGCGGATGCGCAGGATCTGCTCATCATAGGACTGCAGGGTCCACTTGCCGGCGCGGGTCGGGATAACCAGTGATGCCGGAGCAGTGGATGCCTTTTGCTGTGCAATGATCGGCAGGCAATGGAGCAAGAGAAATAGCAGGGGGAGTAGTCTCATAATATCATTTACCCTCCTGAAATTACAAAAGAAAAGGGCACGAAGCCCATGGCCCGTGCCCTTTAACTGTATCAGGGAAAATGTTTAGTTGCCTTTCTTGTCCTGTAAGGTGGCAGGCTTGGGAGCCAGTCCTTCCTTTTCCATAGCAGCCTGTACTTTGTTGTAGTACTGCTTATTCACCGCATCACTCTTAGCCTTGGCGTCGCCCAATTCCTTCTTCAGCACATCCACGCGCTGCAACTGAAGGTTGCTGGGCCTCGATTCCTGGTTGGCAACGGCTGCATACACTTCGCTGATGCGTTCTCGCAATTGCTCTTCATCCGCAAAAATGGATGCCTGCTTGGTGGCCAGTAAGGTAGCCCTCAGCTTCTCCAGGTCGCCATGGTAATCGTTCAACAGCTTCTTCACTTTGGCATTCTTCACCTTGTCAACATTATCCTTCACCATCTTCTGCTTGCCATTGATATCCTCTACCAAAGCATTCAGGTCAGCGTACATACCCATCAACTCGTTGGCCGTTTTGTACTGGGCTTCGCGGTCTGCCGTGGTGAAATCAGGGTTGGACGCATCATGCACCAGCTTGATCTTATCTGTATACTCCTTATTGCCTACTTTCAGCTTCACGGTATAATCTCCCGGCATTACCATTGGGGCAGTGAATGCACCAAAATCCATCTTCTTACTACCGGCTGCAGCTTTGGGCGGGGTCATGCGCATGTTCCAGAAAACCTTGTTCACACCCTTACGCTTCGAGCCAGGCATGGACTGCATCAGCTTTCCTTCTGCATCATAGATCTCCACTTTTACATCCCCGCTGCTCACCCTGTCCTTCAGGTAATACTGGATGGGTTGGATAGAGGCAGGGTTACCGCCATTCCATCCCCCTGTTGAAGGGAAACCGCCATCACCATACTTACCCATATTGATGGCCATGGGCTGAGCCGGGAACATGTACACATCTTTTTCGAGAATGTCTGCCGTTAGGGCTCGCATGGGACTGATATCATCCACCACGATCACCCCACGACCATGGGTACCCAGGATCAGGTCATGGGTCTTAGGATGGATCTGGATATCGCGCACCAATGCATATTCAGGGATCTTGTTCTTCATCCTGAACCAGCTGGCACCACCATCAACTGATGTAAAGAGTCCCATTTCCGTTCCGATGAACAGCAGGTCCTTATTCACCAGGTCCTCCCTCACTTTATGGGCAAAGCCGGTGAATTCTTCACTCTTGAAAAGGGTCCAGGTCTTACCCATATCGGTCGACCTGGCCACATAGGTCTTGTGGTCTCCGTACATGTGGTTATCGAAAGTGGCATAGACCAGGTTCTTATCGAATCGGCTGGGTTCAACACTGCTCACCCAGGTTTGCGCAGGGATACCAGCAGCGGCATAGTTGGCTGCAACATTGGTCCAGGTCTTCCCGCCATCTGTGGTGTATTGCAGGTTACCATCATCGGTACCTACCCAGATGATGTTCTCATCCAGCGGAGATTCTGCGATGGTGAAGATAGTAGTATGGTTTTCAGCGGATGTATTATCGGCACTCAAACCACCACTGTTCTCCTGCTCCTGTTTCTTCTTGTCATTCGTGGTCAGGTCCGGGGAGATCCTTGTCCAGTTCGTTCCCTTATCGGTAGACTTGAACAGGTATTGTGCACCACAATAGAGGTTCTTTGGATTATTGGAACCAATATGAATCGGTGTATTCCAGTTCCACCTCAGTTTGCCTTCGTTTGCGCCTGCCTGTGGTTTGATGGTCACGCTCTTCAGGGTCTTCAGGTTTACGCGGGCCATGTTACCACCCTGGTATTCTGCATAAGCGATATTGAGATCGGTTGGGTCAGGAACGGTCCAGAAACCATCTCCGCCATAAATGGCCTGCCAGTCACCATTGCCTACCCCACCGGGCTTGGAAGAGGGTGCCACCCAGGAGCCATTGTCCTGCAGGCCGCCATAGACCCTGTAAGGCTCATGGTTGTCCGCAGCAACATGGTAGAACTGTCCTACGGGCAGGTTCTGCACGAAGATCCAGGTCGCACCGCGGTCGAGGCTGATGTATACACCGCCATCGGTTCCCAGGTACATCTGGTTGGTGTTATTGGGATTGATCCAAAGCGCATGATGGTCACTGTGAACCCATCCGCCTTCGTTACTGGCTTCCGCGAAAGAGTAGCCTCCATCATCTGAATAAGAGAAGGAGAATGCCGGGCGGTAAACACGCTTGGGATCCTTGGGATCGATCACCAGGGTGCTGAAGTAGAAAGGCCTAGACACCACATTGAGTGTGGCACTTTGTTGCTTCCAGCTTTCACCACCGTCTGAAGAAATATACAGTCCGGTCTCTTTAGCCTCAACAATAGCCAGCAGGTTATTGGGGGCGCTGGGCGCCAATGCAAGTGCTGTGCGACCGAATGGCTTGGCAGGTAATCCCTTGGTCAGTTCTTTCCAGGTCTTACCACCATCGGTGCTCTTGTAAATTCCGGAACCGTTACCACCTGAATTGAAGAGGTAAGGCATGCGGCGGAATTCCCAGGTAGTCGCATAAACGATATTGGGGTTGGAGGGATCTACTGAAACATCAGCACATCCGGCCTTTTCGTTGATGTAAAGGATCTTATCCCAGGTCTTGCCGCCATCGGTTGACTTATACAGACCGCGGTGTTTGCTGTCGCTCCACAAAGGACCGGGAGCGGCAACATAGATATTGTTGGTATTGGCTGGATCGATAACGATCTTGGCAATATGCTCAGTACTATCGAGGCCAACGCGGGTCCAGTTATCACCGGCATCGGTGGATTTATACAATCCCACGCCAATGGAAACAGAGTTACGCATATTGCTTTCCCCGGTACCAACGAAAACCACTTTGGGGTTCTTTTGGTCAACCGCGATAGCGCCGATGCTCTGGCAGTTCTTATCGAAAATGGGTTTGAAAGAGGCACCGGCATTGGTGCTCTTCCATACACCGCCACCTGCAGTTCCAACATAGATGGTCTTGCCATCATTGTTCACGCCTTCGATGGCGGAGATACGGCCACTCATAGTGCCCGGGCCAAGCCATCGGGCTTCCATCATGCCGAAAGTGGCAGAAGAAACTTTGGAAGATTGCGCGATTGCTCCTGTAAGTGCAAAGGAGCCCGCGAAGAATAGAAGGATTCTTTTCATAAGCAGAAGAAAAGTAGTTTAATGGAAATAAGAAGCCCGGATGATTGTTTCCGGGCTCTGGCATGCAAGGGGAATTTAGTTGGCCGGTTTGAAGATATTCTCGTCAACCGCCTTATTGATCTCAACTTTCTTAACGATCATCTCACCAAATGGAAGGGTAATGCTCATAGGCACCACAATACCTTCGGGAAGCTTTTGGAAGTTGCTGAAGTTGGTGGTCACTTCAACTTCCTGGCCATTGGCCTTCTGCTTGGTGATGGAACGAAGCATGTAATAAGTGGCCGGATCGATGAAATAGGTATCGGTCTTACCACTCTTATGTGTAACCTTCAGCTTGAAGCATTCAGTACCATCAACATCTTCCTTACCAAGGTACTCTACAGAATGTCCTTTTGCCTTGTAGTCAATGAGCACCCCCTGGGCATCCAGTTGGTCGGCAGATTCCTTCACCATTTCCTCAGTGGCTGGTTCAGCCTTGGTCTGGCCCTGGAAAGGCATATAGTTCCAACCGGCAGATGGGGTGATGATGGTATATCCGGTCATACCCATTACAGAAATGTCCTGGCGAGCACCTTTACCGTTCAATACTGTGGAAACGACAGTTACGTCAGCACCCTGTACGGTGAGATTACCTTCAGTGACTACACTATTCACCTTCTTCCAGTTGTCCTTACCGCCAATGGCAGCGATATGCTTATCAACGATCTCGTCCGCAGATTGTGCTTGTACAGTCAATACGCTCATCAGGGTCACGATCCCTGCTAATGCAAACTTTACTAATTTCATTTTTTTAGTTTTGAAATGGATGGTTTAATTGGTTTCAGTATTCGTTATTCAGGTTTGTACATTTTAGGATCCACTGGCTTGTTCACCTCGATCTTCTCGTAGGTCATGGAACCGCCCATGCCGCCTCTTGTTACAGAGTAAGCGAAAACATAGCCGTCATCGGTCTTGCGGTAGTCGGAATAATCGATGCGCATTTCCTGGTCTCCCTGACCACCGCCTGGTCTGCGGCCGCCGCCACCCATCATGCCACCACCTTTGCGGGTTTCGTGCATGATATAATAAGTGGAGGGGTCGATGAAATAAGTG is drawn from Flavihumibacter rivuli and contains these coding sequences:
- a CDS encoding WD40/YVTN/BNR-like repeat-containing protein, producing MKRILLFFAGSFALTGAIAQSSKVSSATFGMMEARWLGPGTMSGRISAIEGVNNDGKTIYVGTAGGGVWKSTNAGASFKPIFDKNCQSIGAIAVDQKNPKVVFVGTGESNMRNSVSIGVGLYKSTDAGDNWTRVGLDSTEHIAKIVIDPANTNNIYVAAPGPLWSDSKHRGLYKSTDGGKTWDKILYINEKAGCADVSVDPSNPNIVYATTWEFRRMPYLFNSGGNGSGIYKSTDGGKTWKELTKGLPAKPFGRTALALAPSAPNNLLAIVEAKETGLYISSDGGESWKQQSATLNVVSRPFYFSTLVIDPKDPKRVYRPAFSFSYSDDGGYSFAEASNEGGWVHSDHHALWINPNNTNQMYLGTDGGVYISLDRGATWIFVQNLPVGQFYHVAADNHEPYRVYGGLQDNGSWVAPSSKPGGVGNGDWQAIYGGDGFWTVPDPTDLNIAYAEYQGGNMARVNLKTLKSVTIKPQAGANEGKLRWNWNTPIHIGSNNPKNLYCGAQYLFKSTDKGTNWTRISPDLTTNDKKKQEQENSGGLSADNTSAENHTTIFTIAESPLDENIIWVGTDDGNLQYTTDGGKTWTNVAANYAAAGIPAQTWVSSVEPSRFDKNLVYATFDNHMYGDHKTYVARSTDMGKTWTLFKSEEFTGFAHKVREDLVNKDLLFIGTEMGLFTSVDGGASWFRMKNKIPEYALVRDIQIHPKTHDLILGTHGRGVIVVDDISPMRALTADILEKDVYMFPAQPMAINMGKYGDGGFPSTGGWNGGNPASIQPIQYYLKDRVSSGDVKVEIYDAEGKLMQSMPGSKRKGVNKVFWNMRMTPPKAAAGSKKMDFGAFTAPMVMPGDYTVKLKVGNKEYTDKIKLVHDASNPDFTTADREAQYKTANELMGMYADLNALVEDINGKQKMVKDNVDKVKNAKVKKLLNDYHGDLEKLRATLLATKQASIFADEEQLRERISEVYAAVANQESRPSNLQLQRVDVLKKELGDAKAKSDAVNKQYYNKVQAAMEKEGLAPKPATLQDKKGN
- a CDS encoding glycoside hydrolase family 31 protein, yielding MRLLPLLFLLLHCLPIIAQQKASTAPASLVIPTRAGKWTLQSYDEQILRIRFTPEERWFNAQLSDAVIARPSTKPIVRNTIDGEQFLFAGDIRVQVDEGAEQLLLKANDSSEAITIQAFRYGPNAGFRISLQEGEMVFGGGERAINMDRRGYRLPLYNAPAYGYEEGAENLNFSIPLFYSSKGHALFFDNPSSGYVDVGKSDPSLLEAGFSSGELNCYFIAGKTIDEMLQSYTRLTGKAPLPPRWALGNFMSRFGYQSESQLMAIVDSMRKYKIPMDAVILDLFWFGDSIKGTLGNLDWVNSSKWPNPKRMMDTLEARSIKTILITEPFFLQGTRNYDASLKFLAVDSSRQPYMLKDLYFGYGGLIDLFRKDARDWFWTKYDKQIKLGVDGWWGDLGEPEKHPADLYHNGKDLGVNQLLNSNQVHNLYGHYWSKMLYEKYKQFYPQQRLFYLNRSGFAGSQRYSVFPWTGDVSRSWSGLRAQLPLLQSMSICGIPYIHSDAGGFAGGDEDPELYLRWLQFAIFTPIFRPHGTALGQADPQARSYPSEPALWPDSVREIAKQYVQTRYDLVPYNYNLSYEQSKYGKPMMRPMFYYDLADSNLVKAQDQYMWGDAILVAPVLEKGATKRRLYLPKGNWYDSRNKKKYEGGQWLEVPVYIDRIPVFVKAGSFVPTRAQLSNISEYKTRLLVTQYFFSPEGGKYMLYDDDGKDPRAMETNNHEMIGFVARSTHTGMEIRIGSGSDRYTGRATKRFMVMDIFGLPADPKSVKVDGLLAPLQSKFQEIEKYRGQIALWDPLNGMLRVVFEFTGTSQKLEVSF